GACACGTCTCGCGCGGCCACCCACCGCGAGTGGAATGCTCCGAACGTTTCTCGGCCTTTGTCGGGATCGAGCCAGTCGCCAACGTCGAGTCGATGCTGAGTCTGATGCGCGTATCTCACCGCCTCGATCCGACTTCCGAATGACTTGGACCGTTGGCGACCCTGGTCGTCTCTAAAGCGAACTACGTAGGCGTCGCCTCGCTTTCCGGGGCGCCTCTCGATGCTTGCCATGAAGCCTCCTGTGCTCACAAGCGGACCAGAAGGAAACCTCTGAAATCGCGATAGTGCAAGTCGGTCCACCCCGAACCAAAAGGTGTCACAAAAGGCGCTTTTGGTAACGATTTGATAACACTATTTCCCCTATCGTCCTCGCCAAGGACACCACGTCGTGGTGGAGTTCCGGGGTCGCACGCACGAACCACGGAAGGATCCGGTATCTATGTCGGAACATTTGGAATCGCTGCTCACTCCGGGTGAGGTCGCGGAGTATCTCGGAGTCACTCGGAAGACGCTTTCTGAGTGGAAGGCCTCGTCCTACGGGCCGAAAAGAATTC
Above is a genomic segment from Nocardioides aromaticivorans containing:
- a CDS encoding helix-turn-helix transcriptional regulator — its product is MSEHLESLLTPGEVAEYLGVTRKTLSEWKASSYGPKRIQVGRRVFFRLADVNDWIKSRAEDQA